A window of Zonotrichia leucophrys gambelii isolate GWCS_2022_RI chromosome 11, RI_Zleu_2.0, whole genome shotgun sequence contains these coding sequences:
- the HEATR3 gene encoding HEAT repeat-containing protein 3 isoform X4, translated as MDPSLAVRETAAGALRNLSACGGFDVCDDMVTDDIMTPLVALLKECSTGLDANQLSPKKCRGSNKNYIEDIANEAINLLWNICECNNTALYIFNKEGCLEAVLHYMKKFATNVDLAISVANCLQAVTEDNPDLLSSFTASAQQILEAVMLSPESTMKHILLRTLIAGTIWNIKDTIPPGSLGSTVNAILKIFSESLAIDAGETIIRMNEAEKNRLKLAVEPETEENMSDTIENCVLSEDDNMEEVPKGKLRRENDVSDLLPSDKWELKEVTALLTAQQTALEIIVNMCCSEDPSDDEWEELSSSDESDLFMESSYNEGSGLLLSPLCLSAEVNSAFLNNLIPKKILEKTAFPNSVAVDICMHNPSWKPLIKKLNAVQCRALTCLQSILLVSDVDCLGGASALQSLAQHLSQLIFSKTELPTDTEFLEAVTSALRALLQTMASKNISQCMTPEQLLALCEAGIQSSNASVRVNVVSILGISGSVLAKGQDTAETLKMIGKFLLEVAMKESSLVVAGEALDALFDVFADGEEAEKAALQIKLLSTLKEFQPVFRMRIRKEGKGQYSTDQLCVLDNVKMNLRRFIAYQETLGKTPT; from the exons TGCAGCACTGGACTGGATGCTAACCAGCTCTCTCCAAAGAAATGCAGAGGGTCGAACAAAAATTATATTGAAGACATAGCCAATGAGGCTATTAATTTGCTGTGGAATATATG TGAATGCAACAATACTGCCCTATACATATTCAATAAAGAAGGATGTCTGGAGGCTGTCTTACATTACATGAAGAAATTTGCCACGAATGTGGATCTGGCTATTTCAGTAG CAAACTGCttgcaggcagtgacagaagaTAATCCAGatcttctttcttcatttaCTGCTTCTGCACAGCAAATACTGGAAGCAGTGATGTTGAGTCCAGAGAGCACCATGAAGCACATCCTTCTGAGAACACTGATAGCAG GCACTATCTGGAATATAAAGGATACCATTCCACCAGGCAGCCTGGGAAGCACAGTTAATGCAATCCTGAAGATATTTTCAGAATCATTGGCAATAGATGCTGGTGAAACAATTATTCGCATGAATGAAGCTGAGAAAAACAGGTTAAAACTTGCTGTGGAAccagaaactgaagaaaacatgaGTGATACTATAGAAAACTGTGTTTTGAGTGAAGATGATAACATGGAAGAAGTACCAAAAGGAaaactcagaagagaaaatgatgtttcagatttacttcca tcTGATAAGTGGGAACTGAAAGAAGTGACAGCTTTACTGACGGCTCAGCAGACTGCTCTGGAGATCATTGTTAATATGTGCTGCAGTGAAG ATCCCTCTGATGATGAGTGGGAAGAACTCTCCAGCAGTGATGAGAGTGACTTGTTCATGGAAAGCTCATACAATGAGGGGagtgggctgctgctgtcacccctgTGCCTCTCTGCTGAAGTGAACTCAGCATTTCTGAACAACCTCATTCCAAAGAAG aTTCTTGAAAAAACTGCTTTTCCGAACAGTGTTGCTGTAGACATCTGTATGCACAATCCATCTTGGAAACCATTAATTAAAAA acTGAATGCAGTGCAGTGTAGAGCTTTAACATGTCTTCAGAGCATTTTGTTGGTGTCAGATGTGGATTGTCTTGGGGGAGCTTCAGCGCTTCAGTCCCTTGCACAGCATCTCTCACAGCTGATCTTTTCTAAAACGG AACTCCCTACAGACACTGAATTCCTGGAAGCTGTAACCAGTGCTTTGAGGGCTCTCCTACAAACAATGGCATCAAAGAACATCTCCCAG TGCATGACTCCTGAGCAGCTGTTGGCTTTGTGTGAGGCTGGTATTCAAAGCAGCAATGCCAGTGTTAGAGTGAACGTGGTGAGCATCCTTGGAATTTCTGGCAGTGTCCTGGCAAAAGGACAAGATACAGCTGAAACACTGAAG ATGATTGGAAAATTTCTTCTTGAGGTTGCTATGAAGGAATCTTCTCTTGTGGTAGCAGGGGAAGCCTTGGATGCACTTTTTGATGTATTTGCAGATggtgaagaagcagaaaaggcagcGTTACAGATCAAGTTGCTTTCAACACTGAAGGAATTTCAACCAGTGTTCAGAATGAGG ATACGAAAAGAAGGCAAAGGACAATATAGTACTGATCAGCTGTGTGTTCTTGACAATGTGAAGATGAATTTGAGAAGATTCATTGCATATCAGGAGACACTAGGGAAAACCCCAACTTGA
- the HEATR3 gene encoding HEAT repeat-containing protein 3 isoform X5, with product MVTDDIMTPLVALLKECSTGLDANQLSPKKCRGSNKNYIEDIANEAINLLWNICECNNTALYIFNKEGCLEAVLHYMKKFATNVDLAISVANCLQAVTEDNPDLLSSFTASAQQILEAVMLSPESTMKHILLRTLIAGTIWNIKDTIPPGSLGSTVNAILKIFSESLAIDAGETIIRMNEAEKNRLKLAVEPETEENMSDTIENCVLSEDDNMEEVPKGKLRRENDVSDLLPSDKWELKEVTALLTAQQTALEIIVNMCCSEDPSDDEWEELSSSDESDLFMESSYNEGSGLLLSPLCLSAEVNSAFLNNLIPKKILEKTAFPNSVAVDICMHNPSWKPLIKKLNAVQCRALTCLQSILLVSDVDCLGGASALQSLAQHLSQLIFSKTELPTDTEFLEAVTSALRALLQTMASKNISQCMTPEQLLALCEAGIQSSNASVRVNVVSILGISGSVLAKGQDTAETLKMIGKFLLEVAMKESSLVVAGEALDALFDVFADGEEAEKAALQIKLLSTLKEFQPVFRMRIRKEGKGQYSTDQLCVLDNVKMNLRRFIAYQETLGKTPT from the exons TGCAGCACTGGACTGGATGCTAACCAGCTCTCTCCAAAGAAATGCAGAGGGTCGAACAAAAATTATATTGAAGACATAGCCAATGAGGCTATTAATTTGCTGTGGAATATATG TGAATGCAACAATACTGCCCTATACATATTCAATAAAGAAGGATGTCTGGAGGCTGTCTTACATTACATGAAGAAATTTGCCACGAATGTGGATCTGGCTATTTCAGTAG CAAACTGCttgcaggcagtgacagaagaTAATCCAGatcttctttcttcatttaCTGCTTCTGCACAGCAAATACTGGAAGCAGTGATGTTGAGTCCAGAGAGCACCATGAAGCACATCCTTCTGAGAACACTGATAGCAG GCACTATCTGGAATATAAAGGATACCATTCCACCAGGCAGCCTGGGAAGCACAGTTAATGCAATCCTGAAGATATTTTCAGAATCATTGGCAATAGATGCTGGTGAAACAATTATTCGCATGAATGAAGCTGAGAAAAACAGGTTAAAACTTGCTGTGGAAccagaaactgaagaaaacatgaGTGATACTATAGAAAACTGTGTTTTGAGTGAAGATGATAACATGGAAGAAGTACCAAAAGGAaaactcagaagagaaaatgatgtttcagatttacttcca tcTGATAAGTGGGAACTGAAAGAAGTGACAGCTTTACTGACGGCTCAGCAGACTGCTCTGGAGATCATTGTTAATATGTGCTGCAGTGAAG ATCCCTCTGATGATGAGTGGGAAGAACTCTCCAGCAGTGATGAGAGTGACTTGTTCATGGAAAGCTCATACAATGAGGGGagtgggctgctgctgtcacccctgTGCCTCTCTGCTGAAGTGAACTCAGCATTTCTGAACAACCTCATTCCAAAGAAG aTTCTTGAAAAAACTGCTTTTCCGAACAGTGTTGCTGTAGACATCTGTATGCACAATCCATCTTGGAAACCATTAATTAAAAA acTGAATGCAGTGCAGTGTAGAGCTTTAACATGTCTTCAGAGCATTTTGTTGGTGTCAGATGTGGATTGTCTTGGGGGAGCTTCAGCGCTTCAGTCCCTTGCACAGCATCTCTCACAGCTGATCTTTTCTAAAACGG AACTCCCTACAGACACTGAATTCCTGGAAGCTGTAACCAGTGCTTTGAGGGCTCTCCTACAAACAATGGCATCAAAGAACATCTCCCAG TGCATGACTCCTGAGCAGCTGTTGGCTTTGTGTGAGGCTGGTATTCAAAGCAGCAATGCCAGTGTTAGAGTGAACGTGGTGAGCATCCTTGGAATTTCTGGCAGTGTCCTGGCAAAAGGACAAGATACAGCTGAAACACTGAAG ATGATTGGAAAATTTCTTCTTGAGGTTGCTATGAAGGAATCTTCTCTTGTGGTAGCAGGGGAAGCCTTGGATGCACTTTTTGATGTATTTGCAGATggtgaagaagcagaaaaggcagcGTTACAGATCAAGTTGCTTTCAACACTGAAGGAATTTCAACCAGTGTTCAGAATGAGG ATACGAAAAGAAGGCAAAGGACAATATAGTACTGATCAGCTGTGTGTTCTTGACAATGTGAAGATGAATTTGAGAAGATTCATTGCATATCAGGAGACACTAGGGAAAACCCCAACTTGA
- the HEATR3 gene encoding HEAT repeat-containing protein 3 isoform X6, producing the protein MSSFSCSTGLDANQLSPKKCRGSNKNYIEDIANEAINLLWNICECNNTALYIFNKEGCLEAVLHYMKKFATNVDLAISVANCLQAVTEDNPDLLSSFTASAQQILEAVMLSPESTMKHILLRTLIAGTIWNIKDTIPPGSLGSTVNAILKIFSESLAIDAGETIIRMNEAEKNRLKLAVEPETEENMSDTIENCVLSEDDNMEEVPKGKLRRENDVSDLLPSDKWELKEVTALLTAQQTALEIIVNMCCSEDPSDDEWEELSSSDESDLFMESSYNEGSGLLLSPLCLSAEVNSAFLNNLIPKKILEKTAFPNSVAVDICMHNPSWKPLIKKLNAVQCRALTCLQSILLVSDVDCLGGASALQSLAQHLSQLIFSKTELPTDTEFLEAVTSALRALLQTMASKNISQCMTPEQLLALCEAGIQSSNASVRVNVVSILGISGSVLAKGQDTAETLKMIGKFLLEVAMKESSLVVAGEALDALFDVFADGEEAEKAALQIKLLSTLKEFQPVFRMRIRKEGKGQYSTDQLCVLDNVKMNLRRFIAYQETLGKTPT; encoded by the exons ATGTCATCATTTTCT TGCAGCACTGGACTGGATGCTAACCAGCTCTCTCCAAAGAAATGCAGAGGGTCGAACAAAAATTATATTGAAGACATAGCCAATGAGGCTATTAATTTGCTGTGGAATATATG TGAATGCAACAATACTGCCCTATACATATTCAATAAAGAAGGATGTCTGGAGGCTGTCTTACATTACATGAAGAAATTTGCCACGAATGTGGATCTGGCTATTTCAGTAG CAAACTGCttgcaggcagtgacagaagaTAATCCAGatcttctttcttcatttaCTGCTTCTGCACAGCAAATACTGGAAGCAGTGATGTTGAGTCCAGAGAGCACCATGAAGCACATCCTTCTGAGAACACTGATAGCAG GCACTATCTGGAATATAAAGGATACCATTCCACCAGGCAGCCTGGGAAGCACAGTTAATGCAATCCTGAAGATATTTTCAGAATCATTGGCAATAGATGCTGGTGAAACAATTATTCGCATGAATGAAGCTGAGAAAAACAGGTTAAAACTTGCTGTGGAAccagaaactgaagaaaacatgaGTGATACTATAGAAAACTGTGTTTTGAGTGAAGATGATAACATGGAAGAAGTACCAAAAGGAaaactcagaagagaaaatgatgtttcagatttacttcca tcTGATAAGTGGGAACTGAAAGAAGTGACAGCTTTACTGACGGCTCAGCAGACTGCTCTGGAGATCATTGTTAATATGTGCTGCAGTGAAG ATCCCTCTGATGATGAGTGGGAAGAACTCTCCAGCAGTGATGAGAGTGACTTGTTCATGGAAAGCTCATACAATGAGGGGagtgggctgctgctgtcacccctgTGCCTCTCTGCTGAAGTGAACTCAGCATTTCTGAACAACCTCATTCCAAAGAAG aTTCTTGAAAAAACTGCTTTTCCGAACAGTGTTGCTGTAGACATCTGTATGCACAATCCATCTTGGAAACCATTAATTAAAAA acTGAATGCAGTGCAGTGTAGAGCTTTAACATGTCTTCAGAGCATTTTGTTGGTGTCAGATGTGGATTGTCTTGGGGGAGCTTCAGCGCTTCAGTCCCTTGCACAGCATCTCTCACAGCTGATCTTTTCTAAAACGG AACTCCCTACAGACACTGAATTCCTGGAAGCTGTAACCAGTGCTTTGAGGGCTCTCCTACAAACAATGGCATCAAAGAACATCTCCCAG TGCATGACTCCTGAGCAGCTGTTGGCTTTGTGTGAGGCTGGTATTCAAAGCAGCAATGCCAGTGTTAGAGTGAACGTGGTGAGCATCCTTGGAATTTCTGGCAGTGTCCTGGCAAAAGGACAAGATACAGCTGAAACACTGAAG ATGATTGGAAAATTTCTTCTTGAGGTTGCTATGAAGGAATCTTCTCTTGTGGTAGCAGGGGAAGCCTTGGATGCACTTTTTGATGTATTTGCAGATggtgaagaagcagaaaaggcagcGTTACAGATCAAGTTGCTTTCAACACTGAAGGAATTTCAACCAGTGTTCAGAATGAGG ATACGAAAAGAAGGCAAAGGACAATATAGTACTGATCAGCTGTGTGTTCTTGACAATGTGAAGATGAATTTGAGAAGATTCATTGCATATCAGGAGACACTAGGGAAAACCCCAACTTGA